One genomic region from Campylobacter concisus encodes:
- the hisB gene encoding imidazoleglycerol-phosphate dehydratase HisB, whose product MLELTRNTKETQISMKLKIYGSGVAKIDTGIGFFDHMLEAFTKHSLLDLEISCKGDTHVDFHHSVEDVGIVLGQLLKEALYPLSGVERFGEASVVMDEAAVFCALDLSNRAYLVYENFNENAKVGEFDTELVEEFFRAVAINSGITLHLNQIRGKNTHHIIEATFKSFAVALRRALAKNARIGTPSTKGVL is encoded by the coding sequence ATTTTAGAATTAACTAGAAATACAAAAGAGACACAAATCTCAATGAAACTTAAAATTTATGGCTCTGGTGTTGCAAAGATAGATACTGGCATTGGTTTTTTTGACCATATGCTTGAAGCTTTTACAAAGCATTCTTTGCTTGATCTTGAAATTTCATGCAAGGGCGACACGCATGTGGATTTTCACCACAGCGTTGAGGATGTTGGCATAGTTTTGGGTCAGCTTTTAAAAGAGGCCTTGTACCCTTTAAGTGGCGTTGAGAGATTTGGTGAGGCAAGCGTTGTTATGGATGAGGCGGCTGTTTTTTGTGCGTTAGATCTTAGCAACAGAGCCTACCTCGTATATGAAAATTTTAATGAAAATGCCAAAGTAGGGGAGTTTGACACTGAGCTTGTGGAAGAGTTTTTTAGGGCAGTTGCTATAAATTCTGGTATCACGCTTCATCTAAATCAAATTCGTGGTAAAAACACTCACCACATCATCGAAGCAACGTTTAAATCATTCGCCGTCGCACTTCGTAGAGCGCTTGCTAAAAACGCAAGAATAGGCACGCCAAGCACAAAGGGTGTTTTATGA
- a CDS encoding KdsC family phosphatase gives MIEIIFLDVDGCLTDGKIIYNANGEELKFFDVKDGYAIESWLKLGKKVAIITGRKSAIVERRAEDLKINHVYQGVGDKFEVASEILKFEGLSFKNAAAIGDDYNDHKILDAVAWSFKPKDAIKELDVKTKLKHKGGNGAVREMIELIIKSENLYDEWSKRWL, from the coding sequence ATGATAGAGATTATATTTTTAGATGTTGATGGCTGCCTGACTGATGGCAAGATCATCTACAATGCAAACGGCGAAGAGCTTAAATTTTTTGATGTAAAAGATGGCTATGCGATAGAAAGCTGGCTAAAGCTTGGTAAAAAAGTAGCTATCATCACTGGCAGAAAGTCAGCCATCGTTGAGCGAAGGGCTGAAGATCTAAAGATAAATCACGTCTATCAAGGTGTTGGTGATAAATTTGAAGTGGCGAGCGAGATATTAAAATTTGAAGGGCTTAGCTTTAAAAACGCAGCAGCTATCGGCGATGACTACAATGACCATAAAATTTTAGACGCTGTTGCTTGGAGTTTTAAGCCAAAAGACGCGATAAAAGAGCTTGATGTAAAGACAAAACTAAAGCACAAAGGTGGCAATGGCGCGGTTAGAGAGATGATCGAGCTTATTATAAAATCAGAAAATTTATATGACGAGTGGTCGAAGCGTTGGTTGTAA
- a CDS encoding LPS export ABC transporter periplasmic protein LptC produces the protein MVEALVVKIFYFVVAIFSVVMIFLAAQDPYLANVLKIDTKISNMQINDVIDYEINSTKISGVYEADELNRYNDKDEFLSFKAKILRGNLKHFLSSDKAISQNDEIIFQKNANYENNDSLRFISDEVIYGTKTKIVRSEANFTLIRNNDKALGESGSYDLGKKQTQVKGLRAWVEENQRF, from the coding sequence GTGGTCGAAGCGTTGGTTGTAAAAATTTTCTACTTCGTCGTGGCTATTTTTAGTGTCGTGATGATATTTTTGGCAGCTCAAGATCCATACCTTGCAAATGTTTTAAAGATCGACACAAAGATATCAAATATGCAAATAAATGATGTGATAGATTATGAGATAAATTCCACAAAAATAAGCGGAGTCTACGAGGCTGATGAGCTAAATAGATACAATGATAAAGATGAATTTTTGAGTTTTAAAGCAAAAATTTTAAGAGGAAATTTAAAACATTTTCTAAGCTCAGACAAAGCAATCTCACAAAATGATGAAATCATCTTTCAAAAGAATGCGAACTATGAAAACAACGATAGTTTGAGATTTATAAGTGACGAAGTGATATATGGAACAAAAACAAAAATAGTAAGATCTGAAGCAAATTTCACGCTCATAAGAAATAATGATAAGGCACTGGGTGAGAGTGGAAGCTATGATCTTGGCAAAAAACAAACGCAGGTAAAAGGGTTAAGGGCATGGGTAGAAGAAAATCAGCGATTTTAG